Genomic DNA from Lactuca sativa cultivar Salinas chromosome 8, Lsat_Salinas_v11, whole genome shotgun sequence:
AAATATACTTTTTCAATTTTGATTTTCAATGATTTCCCTTTAGCACATTTTGTACCTTTTCAAACATATATTCACGATTTCCCTTTGTTAACATTGTAAACTGGCTTTTTTCTTCTCCATTTTAATTTGGTGGGCATGTGGACAAGTTTGCTACAGTAATATTGTGGAAAATGAGCTTGGACAGGGATAGTTCGCACAAGGTCAATGTTGGTGCACACCATTCGCTTTGATTGTCATTTTTGAGGAGGTTTTGTCAAATAAGTATCGGAGTATCATGTCGTGACAACCGACTTCAGGGAAAATTCAGACATCACATCGGGCATCACTCATTTTTTGTGAAATGTGGCCGTGAAGAAGCATTCATGCATTATGGCCAAATTAAAATTCTGAAATATTATTTTTCTTGATCGTTTTGGGAATCCTGCAAGTCTTGTTGAAGGGatcattatatattatatataacaagCTCCTTGCAATTGCAATGTATGTTGTGATGAGATTGATATTGCGTACAACCAATCAAATTCTTTTACTGGATAGTATTCTTCAAATGCATTGAATGTGTGGGTAAAGTTAACATAAATCAAGACGGAGACAAATAGAATAAAGGCATGCATATCTGGGTTTTGAACATCTAAAACCtagacaatttaaaaaaaaaaaaaaattagaaataaaaaaatatctgGTACGTATCAGACCCTTAGAGAATTTTCTTCACATAGGTCAcaactacataccaaaataatgGCCAAGCTATGTTCAGCTTTTACATAACCTACCTATGCGTGTGTTAAGAAAACAAATTAGCACAAAACAATTTTAGTCAATAGGAGTATACTCCAAAAGGAAAATCCAAGTAAATTACTGGCATCAATCATAAATCTAAACAACGTAACATGTGTGTTTTCCTCAAATTTTTGATTAatatatatcaattgaacatcTTATCTTCCACGAAAGGTGATATATTTCCTAAACAATGACGAAACCATGCGATTCTATATAAAGCCGGCCAAAGAAATTATTCCCAATCATTCACATCCATTTTTTCTTATCTCTACCAGAACTATGACATCAACAAACCAGACAGCCCTGAGTTTTTTGGTATTAATCTTCTTCTCTGCTACTTTGCTTTCACACACTACATCTAGGCTGCTCCCTGAAACTTCCAGCTATGAGAGCCACGAACAATGGATGGCTCGTTATGGACGCGTGTACAAGGATGCTGATGAGAAAGAACAACGTTCAAAGATTTTTCAAGAGAATGTTCGGTACATAGAGTCATCCAACAGTGTCATGAACAAAGCTTACAAACTAGCAGTCAATGAGTTTGCAGACCTTACAAACCAAGAGTTCACGAGCACAAGGAACCGATTCAAGGCACACGAATGTTCCCCATCGACCTCTGCTTTCAGGTATGAAAATGTGACAGCAGTTCCATCATCAATGGACTGGAGAAAGAAAGGAGCAGTAACACCTGTTAAAgaccaaggccaatgtggtaagcAAAAACTACTACCGGGATTTTCAAACTCGAGACGTAGTCCAAGTAGTAATTAAGTTATGTTTGTTAACAAGACCATATTTAATTAAACTCGATATCGCATCATATATGTTTGTAGGGTGTTGCTGGGCGTTTTCAGCTGTGGCAGCTATGGAAGGAATAACCCAACTGAAAACAGGTAAATTGGTGTCTCTATCCGAACAAGAGCTCGTGGACTGCGACACCAGTGGTCAGGATCAGGGATGTGAGGGCGGTCTTATGGACGACGCCTTTGATTTCATCCTAAACAATAAAGGCCTTACTACAGAGAGCAACTACCCGTACAAAGGAGTCGATGGCACCTGCAACAGCAACGAGGAATCTAACCATGCTGCAGCGATTACGGGTCATGAAGATGTTCCTGCTAATAGTGAAAGTGCACTTTTGAAAGCTGTAGCTAGTCAGCCTATTTCTGTGGCCATTGATGCTAGTGGGTCCGACTTCCAATTCTACTCTAGCGGGGTGTTTACGGGAGAATGTGGTACTGAACTAGACCATGGTGTTACTGCGGTTGGTTATGGAGCGAGTGCAGACGGAACTAAATATTGGCTGGTGAAGAACTCTTGGGGAACAGGTTGGGGTCAAGAGGGGTACATAATGATGCAAAGAGATGTTGATGCGCAAGAAGGCCTTTGTGGCATTGCCATGATGGCTTCCTACCCGACTGCATAATTGTGTAACATCAAGAGTAATTATTGTAAATTAAGTGTATATTACAGTTATGTTATTACAAGGAAACATGTAAATTACAAAATGTAtcccaaaaattaaatatttGTAAGAATCGAtgcagctatatatatatattattcataaGAGAAATTGTGACCGTGAATGTATTTTCGTATATGCATATTCTTCTCCGAGTATTGCAAATTAATTTCGGACAAACAATCACCCAAGCAAAACATGTTGAAACGAGTGAATTCTTTTTTGATCAAACGAAGGgtcaaatgaacaagaaatactTTTGACCAAATAACAAAGTTTACCATAAGTTGGTAGCAGATTCAAGTGCAAACTTCCAAATAATCCAAAATGAAGCACATCACAAATCAGGGAATGAGAATCTGCAGGCCAGATAGATGTCAGACCCGAGTCAAATCCAAGTCATGCCAATCAAAACACCAACTTTCCTTGAGAACCACTTGAAACATTTTTTTTGGGTGCTAAGCTGCATTTGGAAGTACCGATGAAGTTGCTTTGAGAGCTATGCAATTTATTGGCTAGATGGAAGAAGCTATGAAACCGCACATGTTATTTTTAAGAAAACTATTAACATTTatgtatttataataaaaagaaaagaaattgcgtgtatttatgttatgtgtattTATAATCCTACGTTTTGGCCCATGTATGGCCGTTTTATATATAGTTTCTTTTGTACAACGTagttgttaatatattattattaatgaaaGAAATCATGTTGTTCTTGAGAACAAATTTTTATTGTATTGACTAGTAGATAAAGATTGTAATAAACCAATTGATCGAAAGCTAAAGAAAAACCACACTACACCAACCGTTAAATTGGAAGTCCAAAACTGAAAAGCCACAACAAACGACACTCttaatgaaatttaaataaaccttCGATGTAAGGGAGTACACCATGAAATCGTAATTGTCATTGGAATCATTAAGGTTACCGCATCTAAACAGTCTTGATAATCAAACCTTGCATAGTTTCgtaaataaactaaaaacttgTTAATAGGCTGGAAAATTTTGTCTATAACTAAGGACCCCTAAATGCCACATAAtacttcatttttatttatattttctaagTTTATCACAAAAGAAATAAATGCATCTGAAAATAAGAAAATGAAATACAAAAAAACCGCACAAAAGAAAATGCAACACTTTTTTGGA
This window encodes:
- the LOC128127693 gene encoding senescence-specific cysteine protease SAG39-like codes for the protein MTSTNQTALSFLVLIFFSATLLSHTTSRLLPETSSYESHEQWMARYGRVYKDADEKEQRSKIFQENVRYIESSNSVMNKAYKLAVNEFADLTNQEFTSTRNRFKAHECSPSTSAFRYENVTAVPSSMDWRKKGAVTPVKDQGQCGCCWAFSAVAAMEGITQLKTGKLVSLSEQELVDCDTSGQDQGCEGGLMDDAFDFILNNKGLTTESNYPYKGVDGTCNSNEESNHAAAITGHEDVPANSESALLKAVASQPISVAIDASGSDFQFYSSGVFTGECGTELDHGVTAVGYGASADGTKYWLVKNSWGTGWGQEGYIMMQRDVDAQEGLCGIAMMASYPTA